In a genomic window of Virgibacillus sp. SK37:
- a CDS encoding long-chain fatty acid--CoA ligase, which translates to MMHVPLTVGAMMEHAETFFPKKQVISQTHDQLHHLTYKDVGQRTRRLMSVLKELGANKGDRIGTLAWNHHRHLEIYFAAPGIGSVLHTINIRLAPEHIIYIINHAEDKILFVDEDILPLIEKIKDHLTTVEAYVVMTDKAELPDSSIHPLYSYEELLQTGDPSYPFNTDIDENEIAGMCYTSATTGKPKGVTYSHRGIVLHSYALGLADSAAISESDVSMPVVPQFHVNAWGTPFACTWFGSTQVLPGPRFTPQRLAEFIDKFKVTITAGVPTIWLALYRELEKGIYDTSSLRAVLCGGSAAPLGLIKAFEEKLNIPFFHAYGATETTPLVTLSRLKSYQQNLSNEEKLKERSRQGILVPGLQMKVLGNSGEISWDDQEMGELLVRGNWIANEYYKDERSEQAFVDGWFHTGDVVTVDEEGTIKIVDRTKDLIKSGGEWISSVDLENAIMAHEAVFEASVVAVPDAEWQERPIACVVLNEGYKKDGMKEAIMNYLRPQFAKFWLPDNVLFFDEIPKTSVGKFLKRELREQVKEQLGLKN; encoded by the coding sequence ATGATGCACGTCCCGTTAACAGTTGGTGCAATGATGGAACATGCGGAAACATTTTTTCCTAAGAAGCAGGTTATTTCGCAAACACATGATCAGTTACATCACTTAACTTACAAAGATGTTGGACAGCGAACCAGGCGTCTTATGTCCGTATTGAAAGAACTCGGAGCGAACAAGGGAGACCGTATAGGGACACTTGCCTGGAATCATCATCGTCATTTGGAGATTTATTTTGCTGCTCCGGGCATTGGTTCGGTCTTACACACCATTAATATCCGTTTAGCTCCAGAACATATTATTTATATTATAAATCACGCTGAGGATAAAATATTATTTGTAGATGAAGACATCCTCCCATTGATTGAGAAAATTAAAGATCACTTAACTACTGTTGAAGCTTACGTTGTCATGACAGATAAAGCTGAACTTCCCGATTCATCCATCCACCCTTTATACTCCTATGAAGAACTCTTACAAACTGGAGATCCAAGTTATCCATTTAACACTGACATTGATGAAAATGAAATTGCCGGCATGTGCTACACATCCGCCACGACTGGCAAACCTAAAGGAGTAACCTACTCACATCGAGGCATCGTGCTGCATAGCTACGCACTTGGCTTAGCTGATTCTGCAGCTATTTCAGAGTCGGATGTTTCCATGCCTGTTGTTCCTCAATTCCATGTAAATGCTTGGGGTACTCCTTTTGCTTGTACATGGTTTGGTTCAACACAGGTCCTGCCTGGCCCAAGGTTTACCCCCCAGCGACTGGCTGAATTCATTGATAAGTTTAAAGTTACCATAACAGCAGGTGTACCTACCATATGGTTAGCTCTATATCGCGAGTTGGAGAAAGGCATTTACGATACGTCAAGTCTCCGTGCTGTTCTATGTGGTGGCTCAGCAGCTCCACTTGGGTTAATAAAAGCATTTGAAGAAAAACTCAATATCCCGTTCTTTCATGCTTATGGAGCAACTGAAACAACCCCATTGGTTACTTTATCTCGATTAAAGAGTTACCAGCAGAATTTATCCAATGAAGAAAAGTTAAAAGAACGTTCCAGACAAGGAATTCTAGTGCCAGGTCTCCAAATGAAGGTGCTTGGGAATAGTGGTGAAATTTCTTGGGACGACCAAGAAATGGGGGAATTACTAGTCCGTGGTAATTGGATAGCAAATGAATATTACAAAGATGAACGAAGTGAACAAGCATTTGTTGATGGATGGTTTCATACAGGAGATGTAGTTACGGTTGACGAAGAAGGTACGATAAAAATTGTAGATCGGACTAAAGATTTAATTAAAAGTGGAGGGGAGTGGATTTCCTCCGTTGATCTTGAAAACGCTATAATGGCACATGAGGCTGTCTTTGAAGCAAGTGTCGTTGCAGTTCCTGACGCAGAATGGCAGGAGCGGCCAATTGCCTGTGTTGTTCTTAATGAAGGCTATAAAAAAGATGGAATGAAAGAAGCTATTATGAATTATCTGCGCCCACAATTCGCTAAATTTTGGCTGCCGGACAACGTACTATTTTTCGATGAAATTCCTAAGACGTCAGTAGGGAAGTTTTTAAAACGGGAATTACGTGAGCAAGTTAAGGAGCAGTTGGGGTTAAAAAATTAA